In the Helicobacter cetorum MIT 99-5656 genome, AGGATTAAAAATGACCTATGAAATTTCCAAAAAAGTCTTGCATGTCGTGGGTAAGACTAACGCCACTTACAAACTCATAGAAGAAGGCGATAAAGTCTTATTAGGATTAAGTGGGGGCAAGGATTCTATCATGCTTGCTTGTATCTTAGCTAGAATGCAAAGACATGCTCCTTTCAAGTTTGATTTTAAAGCCGTTACCGTGCATTATGGTTTGGGCGAAGACTTAAAATGGTTGAGCGAGTTGTGCGAAGAACAAGGCATTAAACACGAAATCATTTACACTCAAATTGCTTCCACCATTAATGAAAAACGCCGTGAAAAAAGCTCATTTTGCTCGTTTTGCTCTCGTTTAAGAAGGGGAACTCTGTATTCTAAGGCTTTAGAAGAAGGCTATAATAAAGTCGCTATCGCTCATCATTTAGATGATGCTGTGGAGAGCTTTTTTATGAATTTTACTTATAATGGGAGTTTAAGAAGCATGCCTCCCATTTATAGGGCTGAAAATGGCTTATTAGTGATTCGCCCTTTAATTAAAGTTAGAGAAGCAGCAAGCATTCATTTTGTTACTTCTCAGAATATTCCCGTAGCTCCTGATTGCAATTGTCCAGCTAAACAGCCCACTTCAGACAAGCCCCCAATCGCACGATTAGCCACCAAAAATTTCTTAAAAGAAATGCAAAACTTACACCCCCATTTCTTTGATAGCCTAGAAAATGCGTTTAACAATGTTCAAGCGAGTAGTTTTAGCGACCCTAAGTATTTAGACGCTTAGCTCTTTTTATTCAGCATTTTGATAAGAATTGTAAATAACACCCCTTCAAAAATAGCCGCCATAAGCAAGGCATAATAGGTGTTTTGCAAAATAGCATGCGCTTTTAAACCCACAGCGGCGGTGGTTACTAAAAAAGTCAAGGGCATAGAAGCACCTAATGCAAATGAGAGTAATTGCTTGGGCTCTTTGAAATACTTCTTCCACACCAAGCCTGAAGCGATTAAATGCAAGCCCACCATAGCCATAACAATCCATATCCCTTGAAGAATCAAGTAGGGCTTTGAAAGCACCAATCCTAAGTCTAAAGTGGAGCCTACATGAATGAAAAATAAAGGCACAAAAAACCCAAACCCTATATCATTGAGCTTGTGAAACAGCTCCAATTTATGCGAGAAGAAAGTAGAAACTATCAGACCAGCTAGAAACGCCCCTAAAACCATTTCTATTTTGAGCCACACCACAATCGCTACTAATGAGAAAAAGAGCATGAGCGAAAAACGCACATCTTGATTGAATTGATGGCTCATCACAATGAGTTTTAAATGCGGAAACCACCAAAACAGCGTTTTACACACTTGAAAAACAATCATAATCAATGCTAAAAACACTAAGAGTATGCCTAAGTCTTTATACAAGTCCATGCCTAGACCATGCGAATACGCTCCATCTACAACAACCAAACAGATAATGCTTAATAATTCGCCTAAAACACCCACTTTCAACACCAAATCAAGCCATGCCATGTCTTTGCCATAATCCTTGATTAAAGTCATAATCATGCCCAAACTAATAATGGGAAAAATCACAATGAAAATAGGCTCTAACTTCAAGCTAAAAGTAATCATGCATGAAAGAGTGTATAAAATCAAAAAATAAGCCAAAATGCGTTTTAAAAGAGAAGCTCCAAGCTTTTTAAACAAATAAATCTCTACTTCTAACCCACATAAAAACATTAAAAATAAAAAGCCAATTTCTGACATGACTTCAAAGCCCTTGGTAGGCTCAATAAAACCAATATACGCCCCAATAGACCCAAACAAAATCTCTACAACCGTAATAGGTAAACGCAAAATTCTGGACATATAAGGGGCTGTAACAATCAAAAGGGTGATGAGTGCGAAAGTAAAAAATTCTGTATTCATGCTTTTAATTTTAGTCCACTTTATTGATTAAGCCCATTGACTAACCTTTCACAACAAGATTTTGCTCTTTATAAGTGGTGAAAACCCCTTTCTTGATTTCATAATAGGTTACCCCTAACGCACTTAAAAATGCCAAAAATTGTGCGATAGGGTAAGTTACCCAAATACCATTAATCCCATAGAAATAACTTAAAATCGGTAATAAAATAATGATAAACCCTAGCGTATGCGAAATGGTGATGATAAACGAACTTTTGGTGCGTTGAATGGATTGGAAGAACACTGCACACAACAAAGTCATACCCAAAAAGACATAGCCGATGTAGTAAATATTCATCACCCTTTTAGTCTCTTGCATAAAAAATGCATCTTGCTCGCTTGGTTGCAAATAAAGCTTGATTAAATATTCATCTAAGAAATAATAAATACCATAGAGAGAAATTCCCACACAAAACGCCACTTTCAAACCAAAGACAAACACGGCTTTCACTCGCTCTAAATTTTTGGCTCCATAGCTAAAACTTGCGATAGGTTGAATGCCCTGAGAAATCGCAAATAAAGTGGTAAAAAAGATAATCGCATTATACATAACAATTCCATACATGCTTACAAATCTCTCACCAGCGGTGTGCATGATAGCGGTGTTAAACAATAAAATCATAATAGAAGCACTAAATTCTGCTGTGCTTTGTGGCACACCACTCTTAGCTGAAGAGATGACTGAAGACAAAGAAAAACGCTTAATAAAATACAATTGCCCTTTTTTACGCCAAAAATGCTGCATTAAAACCAAAAAGCCTATCGCATGCCCTATAACTGTAGCGTATGCACTGCCTTGAACCCCCACTTCCAAAACAAAAATAAATAAGTAGTTGAAAAAGACATTCGCTAACGAGCCTATCAACATGGCTACCATAGCTAGAATGGGGCGTTTATCATTCACCACAAAGACATCAGCTAAGGGGTGTAGCACCATAAAAACAGCCCCCATAAGAATGATTTCAATATAGCGTGAAGACATTGCTAATAAGGTATCATTACTTCCAAAAAGGCGTGCAATAGTTTCACTAAAAGGCATTAATGCCATGCTAAAAATAAAGGTGCTAAAGGCAACAAAATAAAACACACTACTAAAAACGAGTCTGGCTCTATGGGTTTTGTCCTTACCTAAAAAATACCCCACAATACTAGCTGCCCCAAAACCAAAGAGTAATTCATACGCTACTAATGCCGGAAAAATAGGCCATGCAATATTGACTGCTGCTATAGCTTCTTTACCTAGTTTCTTGCCTACAAACATGCCATCTATCATAGAATAAGTGGATAAAGAAACCATAGAAAAAGCCAAAGGGACAAAGTAGTAAAAAAATAATTTCCTAATAGAATCTTTATGCAAATCAATTTTTCTTTTTAGCATGCTTTCCTTACACCTAGTTTTATGATTAATCTCATTATTTTAACTAAAAAGATAGTCTTTTAACTACTCCGTTACAAACGATAGGGTATTATGATGCATGCTTTTTGAAATTATAGTGGCTGTTTCTCTCTAAATCCAATATATTTAATAGAAAATATTTTAAATTTTTAAATGTTTTTATATTTTATTCTTGAGATTTACCTCATCTTTTTAACTCCATTGAATGAAATTGTTACTATTTAAAACAAATTTTAAAATCATTTTCAACTTTTAAAAAATCTAGTTTTTTTATGACAGCGTTTGTCGTTTAAGTGCTAGAATTAAGCCGTTGTCTTTTTAAAACAACCTAAAAAATAAAGGATAATCAAATGAAAAAAACTTTTTTTATCGCATTAGCTCTTGCAACTTCTCTTATCGGTGCTGAAAAAACTAAATGGGATTATAAGGGTAAGGAACACGGTCCACACCATTGGGACAAACTACACAAGGATTTTGAAGTGTGCAAAAGTGGTAAAAGCCAGTCCCCTATCGACATTGAACATTATTACCATACTGAAGATAAGGCCGATTTACAATTTAAATATGCTGCTTCTAAACCCAAAGCAGTGTATTTTACCAGCCATACTTTAAAGGCTTCATTTGAACCTACTAATCACATCAATTATAGGGGGCATGACTATGTGCTAGATAATTTACATTTTCACGCTCCTATGGAGTTTTTAATCAATGGTAAAACCAAACCTTTGAGTGCACATTTAGTGCATAAAGACGCCAAAGGGCGTTTATTAGTATTGGCTCTAGGTTTTGAAGAAGGAAAGGAAAATCCGGCTCTTACCCCTATTTTAGAAGCCACCAAGAATAAACAAAATCTCAAAGCTATTGCTTTGGATACATTCTTACCTAAAACAATCAATTACTACCACTTTAATGGCTCTCTCACAGCTCCGCCTTGCACAGAAGGTGTGGCATGGTTTGTTGTAGAAGAGCCTTTGGAAGTTTCTGCGAAACAATTGACCGAAATCAAAAAACACATGAAAAATTCGCCTAACCAACGCCCCGTTCAACCTGACTATAACACAGTGATTATTAAAAGTTCAGTTGAAACCCGCTAATTTTTAACCCCACTTAAGGGGTTTATATAGTGCTAACTCCTTACAGATTTATTGTATCTGTCTGTTTCATGTTCTGTGTTTGATATGCAATTAGAGTTTATCTCAACAAGGCTATCTAATACCCATTATTCGCACTAGGTTTAGGTATTTTCAGAGCGTTTTCTCTCGCAATAAATCCCTTGCTTTGATACTCATGCCAGCCCCCATCACATAAAAACGCATTGTCCCACCCATTTAACAGAGCATAAAACCACGCCACAGCCCCCCTCCAGCCTGTGCTACAATAAAAAATCACTTTGTCATACCTATTAAAGCCTTGCTGCTCCCAAAGTTTGTAGATTTCATAAGGGTTTCTTAGAGTGTTATCAGGGTTATAAAAATCGCACGCATTGCTGTAATGACTCCCTGAAAAACCCCATAACGCCCCGGGTATTTCGCCCTTTCTCTCTATGTAAGCGTAATCATTTTTTTGGGCTTGATATTCCTCCCATGAGCGAATGCTAACTAATTTATACCCCTTTTTTTGCTTTTTTAAAGCTGATTCTAAAGACAAATAAAAAGAATTGCAAGGCTTTAATGCCGAGAAGAAGCGTTTGGGGGTTTTATAATGCTTGCTAGTAGGCAAATTTAAATTCTTCCACGCCTCTAAGCCCCCATCTAAAAATTGCACTTTTTTTACCCCAGCGTATTGAAGGATAAAAAATACTCTTAAAGCTGCAATCACACTACTAGAATACAAAACGACCGAAGAATCTTTAGAAACACCGAGTTCTGAAAGCTTTTCTTGTAAAACTTCAATAGGGTTTAGATTGTATAAAGGGGGGCTTTCTAAAATGTCTGTATCCAAGTACAATGCCCCTAAAACATGCTCTGTGCTTTGTTTTAGGCTTGCATGCCCCACTTCAAAAATAAGACAATCTTCTTCTTGCAATTTTTGATACAACAAACTTGGCGAAAGGCTATAGTGGTAATTTTTTAGTTTTTCTAGGGGGTTAGAAAAATCGTTTTGATACTCCATAAAATTTTCAAATGCTAGGATTTTTGGAGTTTTAAAAAAGGGTTTTAGGGCTTTAATTTCGCTTTTTTCTCCATACAAGACGATTCTATTTTTAGACAAAGCCCCCTTAGAGTATAAGAAGTAAGGGGTTTTATCTTTAAGTCTCTCTAGCCACAAAGAACGCAACCGCAAGGCATTTTTAACATGCCCCCCTCTTAATGCCCCCTTTTCTTTGAAGCCATGAAAAAAACAAGCCTCTCTGGTGTCAATAATAGTCGTATCTTTTTCAAAAAGAATATTTTTGAAATTATCTAAATTTAAAAAATCCAAGCTGAAACGATTATTGTTTAATATAATTTAAAGCAATTTTTAAGGCATTTGTCGCCGCACCCACTCTCAGCTGGTCTGCCACACAAAAGCCATGCAAAGTCTTCTTGTCAAACAAATCCTTTCTCAATCGCCCTATAAAAGCACTATCAGTATTGCTCGCTTTTAAAGGTGTAGGGTAAAGATTTTTACTAGGCTCATCACAAACCACCACGCTAGGGGCATTTTTTAGCACTTCATAGACTTTTTTGAGATTGACTTCTTCTTCAAAAGTAATGCTTAAACTCTCGCTATGACTTCTCAATACCGGCACTCGCACACAAGTCGCACTAATAGGGAAATTCACACCCATAATCTTATGGGTTTCATACACCATTTTTAGCTCTTCTTTAGTGTAGCCATTCTCATTAAAACTATCAATATGAGCGATTGCATTAAATGCGATAGGGTAAGTGAAAGCCCCTACTTGTAGAACTTGGTTTAAATCTGTAGTGGGGTCTTTTTCTAGAAAATCTAAAGCGGTTTTTAACTCATTCTTTAAACTCTCTATACCCTTATTCCCCGCCCCACTTACGGCTTGATAGGTGCTAACAACCACACTTTTTATCTTAAATTCAAGGTGTAAAGGATTCAAGATTTGCGTCATTTGAATGGTAGAGCAATTAGGGTTAGCAATGATATTCAAGGGGGCGTTAAAAATTTCTTTCGCATTGATTTCAGGCACTACTAAAGGCACATTTTCATCTAATCTAAAAAAACTTGTGTTATCAATCACTAAGGAAGTTTTTGAAGCGCTTTTTGCAAACTCTTCACTCACACTCCCCCCAGCACTAAAAAATGCGATGTCTATCTCTTCTTTTTCAAAAATCTCATGCGTAGTTTCTAAAATCTCATAATCTTTATTGAAGGCTCTGATATTCTTGCCTGCACTTCTAGCACTAGCAAGCGGCACAAATTTTTTAATAGGAAAAAAAGAATTTTCTAAACCCTTAATAAGCTCTTGCCCTACAGCCCCACTAGCTCCGACAATAGCGATATTATAAGTCTTCATCGTTGTTTCCAATAATTTCAAGGGCTTTTAAAAAACTCAAGCAATTGAGTTGCATGCCTGAATGCATGTTTTTTAAACTTAAAGTTTCGCTTTTAAATTCTTCTTCCCCAATGATAACAACAAATTCATGCCCCTTGTGATTTGCATAGGAAAAGGGCTTTTTAATCTTTTGAGCTTCTGGATAGACTTCACTAAAAATACCGCTTTGTCTTAAAAACTCCGCCACACGATTTGCATAAGAAAAATATTCTTCATGCATACAAGCGATTAATACCTTTGCTTGAGTGGAGCGTTCATCTAGTAATTGCATTTCACTTAAAGCGACTAGTAGCCTGTCAATCCCAATAGAAGCCCCCACCCCCTGTAAATTCTCTTTAGAAAAATTTTTAGTCAAATTATCATAACGCCCCCCTGAACACACACTCCCCAAAGATTTCATGTGATTAAGGGTTGTTTCATACACAATCCCTGTATAATACCCTAAGCCCCTAGCGATAGAAAAATCAATTTTATACAAGTTTTCAGAAATCTGTAAATCCCCTAGTAACCGGTATAGCTTTTCTAAATCCTGTATGCCTTCTTTTAAATTTTGATTATAAGCTTTTAAGTAAGAAATTTTTTCAAAAAATTCTGCATGGCCTAAATCATTTTGCTTGATTTGGACTATCTCTAAAAGCTCTTTAACCACCTTCAAAGTCAAATCACACTCTTTTTGCAACTCCTCTTCAACCCCATTCAAGCCAATCTTTTCTAACTTATCCACAATACGCAACACTTCAGTAACCTGAGAAATGCCAAAATGCTCACATATCCCATTTAAAATTTTTCTATGATTAATAGACACACAAAAATCTTCCAAATCTAGAGCTTTTAAAGAAGCGATAATTACTTGAATAATCTCAGCATCACAAACTAAGCTCTCGCTCCCTATAAAATCAAAATCACATTGCGTAAACTCTCTGTAACGCCCTTTCTGAGCCCTTTCACCCCTAAAGACATTTCCTATAGCATAGCGTTTAAAGGGAATTTGTAAGGTGTGGTAATGCTGTGAGACAAAACGAGCTAATGGCACAGTCAAATCAAACCTTAAAGCCACATCTCTACTTCCATGGTCTTTAAAACGATAAATCTCTTTTTGAATATCACTACTAGCATCAGGTAATAACACTTCAGCGTATTCTAAATGGGGGGTTTCAATAGGCACAAAACCAAAACTTTGAAAAACCAAAGAAACTTTAGAAAGCAACTGGGCTTTTTGTATCGCATCTTTAGGTAAGCGGTCTTTAAATCCGCTCAATACTTTAGGGGTAATCATTAGGTTTCCTTATATTTATATGCTAAAATTTTAGCTTAAAAATTTTAAAAAAGGGCAATTTATGGGCATAACAACACAAAATGGCATGCGTATTTTGTTGCGTTTGCCTAACTGGCTAGGTGATGCAGTTATGGCAAGCTCGCTTTTTTACACCCTTAAAAACCACTACCCAAACGCACGCTTTGTTTTAGTAGGCACAAAAATCGCTTGCGAACTCTTTGAAAAAGATGAGAGTGTGGAAGCCACTTTCATAGACAACACCAAAAATTCCCCTTTGAGACTCCTAGCCACCTACAAACTCGCCCAAAAAATAAACAAATGCGATTTGGCTATCACGCTCAGCAATCATTTCTACTCAGCCTTTTTGCTCTATGCCACAAAAACGCCCATTCGCATAGGTTTTGCTAAATTTTTACGCTCCTTTTTACTCAGCCATGCTATAGCTAAACCTCCTAGAGATTATCATCAAGTAGAAAAATATTGCTTTTTATTTTCACAATTTTTAAAAAAAGAGCTGGATAGAGAGAGTGTGTTACCCTTGAATTTAGCTTTTAATCTCCACTCTCGCTCTAACAACACCCCTAAAAAAATCGGCTTTAGCCCTAGTGCGAGTTATGGAAGCGCCAAAAGATGGTTACCCCCCTATTACGCTAAAGTCGCTAGTGTCTTATTAGAAAAGGGGCATGAAATTTATTTCTTTGGTGCCAAAGAAGACTCCTTGGTTTCTGAAGAGATTTTGAGACTCACTCAAAACGAATTAAAAAATAAGGCGTTGATGACAAATGCAACGAATCTGTGCGGAAAAACAAGCATTGAAGAATTAGCACAAAACATCGCTTCATTAAACCTTTTTATCACTAATGATAGCGGTCCTATGCATGTGGCTACTAGCACAAACACCCCTTTAATCGCCCTTTTTGGTCCCACTGACATGCAAGAAACTAGCCCCTATAAGGCTAAAAAAGCGGTTTTATTAAACCATAACCTGGCTTGTTCGCCTTGCAAAAAACGCATCTGTCCTTTAAGGGGTGAAAAAAATCAAATGTGCATGAAGTCTATCACACCCACTGAAGTTCTTCAAGCTGCCTACACTCTCTTAGAAGGGGATTAAAATGTTAATTAATTTTGAAGAAGCAAGTTTTTTACAAAAACACAAGATTTTAAGCCACAGCATTACACCACGACCTATCGCTTGGGTCTCTACACTCTCTAAAAACCAAGTCAATAATCTCGCGCCTTTTAGTTTTTTTGCCCCTATTTGTAGCGAACCAGCTCTCTTAAGTTTGTATCTCACACCCAAAAGTGATGGAAGCAACAAAGACACCCTTAAAAATATTTTAGAGACTCAAAAAGCCACCATTTGCTTGTGTGATGAACGCCATTTAAATGCCCTACAGCTAAGCTCTATGGAGCTAGAATATAATGTCAGCGAAAGTGAAAAATTCAGTATTCCTATGCAAGAAATCCATGCTGACTATCCGCCTATTGTTCAAGGGGTTAGCATAGCGTTTTGTTGTGATTTTTATCAATTTTTAGAAATTCCTAAAGAATCTAAACCCTTTTTTTTGGAAGTCAAACACAGCTACATTGAAAAAACTCTGTATGAAGAAGATTTAAACTTTACTTTTAGGGGGGTGGGAAGAGTGGGTAAATCCTATCAGGTCTCAGGAATCTTAAAGAGTGCTAAAAACTTATAAAAACACAAAAAACCAAAGAAAGCGTTCTCAAACGCCTTCTTCAAGTCAATTAAGCTACAGAATGCTTAGGCTTTTTCATATCTTTCTTGTCTTCTTTAGCTGTATACAAATCAACTAACTTAGGTTTTTTCATGTCTTTTTTCTCATCTTTGTGAGCTAACTCAACCATTTTAGGTTTTTTCATGTCTTTTTTCTCATCTTTGTGAGCTAACTCAACCATTTTAGGTTTTTTCATGTCTTTTTTCTCATCTTTGTGAGCATCTGCATATGCGAAACTTGTCATTAGCCCCGCCAATAAGGCACTTGTCAAAATTTGTTTTTTCATCTGAAAAACTCCTTGTTGTTAATGTTATTAAAGCGAAAGCATTCTACATCAAAAAAGTAAACGGATAAAAATTTTAATTATAAGATTTTATGATTTATCATTATTCCCTTATTTAAGGATAGTGAAACACCCCTCGCTAAAGCGAGGAGCTTCCTAACTAAAGCACCCTACTGAATGCTAATACGAAAGGCTTTGCTCTTTAAAGTCTGCAAGGCTATTTCCTAACCCAAGAAGACTTAACCCTTTGCTTAAAATATTACTTGCGGCGTTTATATCTCTATGCTCTATATATCCGCAATTTTGACACAGATATTCTCTATGATTTAATTTAAGCTCGTGGTTGATTTGCCCACAACTATGACAAGTTTTACTCGTATATTGTGGGGGAGCTTTCACTAACAATTTGCCATTATGCTGTTGTTTGTAGTCTAAAAAAGAGATGATTTGATAGAATGAAGTATTTAGTATAGACTTATTAAGCCCACTCTTTTGTTTAACATTTTTGAGTTTGGCTCTTTTGGTCATGTTCTTAATTTGTAAGTCTTCAACTACTATCAATTCAAATTGCTTTGAAAGTTCGCTTGTGATTTTATGGTATCTGTCTAGTTTTTGATAGCTTGATTTATCAAAGGCTTTGTTTAATTTTTTTTGAGTTTTGTAAAAATTACCTCCTAGTTTGATTTTATTTTGTTTAGATTTTAAAACCCTACGGCTTTGTTTTCTTTGTAGTCTTTTAAATTCTTTAGAGTATTTTTTAAAAGAATGTAGTTTAGAATAAGTAGGAATAAGTCGTTTTAGATTGATATTTTCATCTACTTTTAAACCTAGTTCTTTCATGTCTTTTTGGTATTGTTCTAGGTCGGTTAGTTTTTCATATTCTTTTAAATCAACGCTTAAAGCTATATCATAGATATTTAAGTCCACACCGACACAATTTCTAGGCTCTTTAATAGTGTTAAGCTCTTTTTCGTATTCTATGCTAAAACTAACAAAATATTTTTGATGAGAGCAAGAGACTACGATTTGTTTAATCTTAGCATTAAGGGGTAAGTCTCTATGCATACGCATTTTTAAGGGCATTTTCATTAAGTTAAACATCTTAAAGCGTTCGTTAAAGTCTTTGATAGAAAAGCCTTGATTATTCCAAGTAAAACTTTGTTTAGCAAATTTAGAGTTTTTAAATTTAGGAAAGCCCCTATTTTTGACTTTAAAGGCATCTCTTAAGGCTCTTTCTGCATTCATGCGTGATTGTTGAGCGACTACACTACTAAAACTTAAATTCCTAGCTTTTAAATGGTGCTTAATCGCACTATCTAATTCGCTTGATTTTTGCCATTTTCTTTGTTTAGTGGGTAAATCTTTGTTTTTTTCGTATTGCTCTTGTTGTAGATTTAAGCAAATGTTATAGGCTTGGTTATAGACAAAAAAAGAGTGTTGTAATTTGGTCTGTTGCTCTTTGGTAGGATACAAACGAAATTTAAAGCCCTTATTTACTTTCATAGAAAGATTTTAGCATAATTTAGTTAAACTTGGTCTATGAAACAAATTGATAATATTAGACATGGCAGACATTGTGTTTTTTTAATGCATGTGCATTTAGTATTTGTAACTAAATATAGGCGTAAAGCATTCAACAAAGAAGTTATAGACTTTTTAGGTTCTGTATTTGCTAAGGTATGCAAAGACTTTGAAAGCGAGTTAGTAGAATTTGATGGGGAAAGCGACCATGTGCATTTACTTATCAATTATCCACCAAAAGTTAGTGTTAGTAGGTTAGTTAATTCTTTAAAGGGTGTTAGTAGTCGTTTGGTTAGACAACAAAATTTTAAAAATGTTAAAGCTACTTTGTGGGGCAATCATTTATGGTCGCCTAGTTATTTTGCTGGAAGCTGTGGGGGTGCTCCTTTAGAAATCATTAAGCAATATATCCAAGAGCAAGAAACACCACATTAGATTTGCTAACCTTTTGTTTTTAGGTTAAATGACACTAAAAAATAGCCTAACGGCTATTGACGCTTACATCTCCGCCCTAAAGGACGGAGTTTTTCGCTTTGTTGGGATAAAATTTAAACCACATAAAACAAAATTTAAAGATATAAAAGGGATTTTAACAGCACCTTTAAAATGATTTTTGTTAAAGAAGCGTGTTAAAAAACCACTATAATACCCCTAAAAAAATGCGAGTTTCAACATGCCCTTATTTGAATTAAAAAGCAATTATTCACCAGCTGGCGATCAGCCCCAAGCAATAGAAAAGCTTACTAAAAGCCTAAAAGCTAAAAACCAATACCAAACTCTAGTGGGCGTTACAGGAAGTGGTAAGACTTACACGATGGCAAATATCATCGCTAAAGTCAATAAGCCCACCTTGATAATGAGCCATAATAAGACCTTGTGTGCACAGCTCTATAGCGAGTTTAAGGCGTTTTTTCCACATAATAGAGTGGAGTATTTTATATCCCACTTTGATTACTACCAGCCTGAGAGCTACATT is a window encoding:
- the asd gene encoding aspartate-semialdehyde dehydrogenase, which produces MKTYNIAIVGASGAVGQELIKGLENSFFPIKKFVPLASARSAGKNIRAFNKDYEILETTHEIFEKEEIDIAFFSAGGSVSEEFAKSASKTSLVIDNTSFFRLDENVPLVVPEINAKEIFNAPLNIIANPNCSTIQMTQILNPLHLEFKIKSVVVSTYQAVSGAGNKGIESLKNELKTALDFLEKDPTTDLNQVLQVGAFTYPIAFNAIAHIDSFNENGYTKEELKMVYETHKIMGVNFPISATCVRVPVLRSHSESLSITFEEEVNLKKVYEVLKNAPSVVVCDEPSKNLYPTPLKASNTDSAFIGRLRKDLFDKKTLHGFCVADQLRVGAATNALKIALNYIKQ
- a CDS encoding tRNA 2-thiocytidine biosynthesis TtcA family protein gives rise to the protein MTYEISKKVLHVVGKTNATYKLIEEGDKVLLGLSGGKDSIMLACILARMQRHAPFKFDFKAVTVHYGLGEDLKWLSELCEEQGIKHEIIYTQIASTINEKRREKSSFCSFCSRLRRGTLYSKALEEGYNKVAIAHHLDDAVESFFMNFTYNGSLRSMPPIYRAENGLLVIRPLIKVREAASIHFVTSQNIPVAPDCNCPAKQPTSDKPPIARLATKNFLKEMQNLHPHFFDSLENAFNNVQASSFSDPKYLDA
- a CDS encoding carbonic anhydrase, which translates into the protein MKKTFFIALALATSLIGAEKTKWDYKGKEHGPHHWDKLHKDFEVCKSGKSQSPIDIEHYYHTEDKADLQFKYAASKPKAVYFTSHTLKASFEPTNHINYRGHDYVLDNLHFHAPMEFLINGKTKPLSAHLVHKDAKGRLLVLALGFEEGKENPALTPILEATKNKQNLKAIALDTFLPKTINYYHFNGSLTAPPCTEGVAWFVVEEPLEVSAKQLTEIKKHMKNSPNQRPVQPDYNTVIIKSSVETR
- the waaF gene encoding lipopolysaccharide heptosyltransferase II — translated: MGITTQNGMRILLRLPNWLGDAVMASSLFYTLKNHYPNARFVLVGTKIACELFEKDESVEATFIDNTKNSPLRLLATYKLAQKINKCDLAITLSNHFYSAFLLYATKTPIRIGFAKFLRSFLLSHAIAKPPRDYHQVEKYCFLFSQFLKKELDRESVLPLNLAFNLHSRSNNTPKKIGFSPSASYGSAKRWLPPYYAKVASVLLEKGHEIYFFGAKEDSLVSEEILRLTQNELKNKALMTNATNLCGKTSIEELAQNIASLNLFITNDSGPMHVATSTNTPLIALFGPTDMQETSPYKAKKAVLLNHNLACSPCKKRICPLRGEKNQMCMKSITPTEVLQAAYTLLEGD
- a CDS encoding cation:proton antiporter; translated protein: MNTEFFTFALITLLIVTAPYMSRILRLPITVVEILFGSIGAYIGFIEPTKGFEVMSEIGFLFLMFLCGLEVEIYLFKKLGASLLKRILAYFLILYTLSCMITFSLKLEPIFIVIFPIISLGMIMTLIKDYGKDMAWLDLVLKVGVLGELLSIICLVVVDGAYSHGLGMDLYKDLGILLVFLALIMIVFQVCKTLFWWFPHLKLIVMSHQFNQDVRFSLMLFFSLVAIVVWLKIEMVLGAFLAGLIVSTFFSHKLELFHKLNDIGFGFFVPLFFIHVGSTLDLGLVLSKPYLILQGIWIVMAMVGLHLIASGLVWKKYFKEPKQLLSFALGASMPLTFLVTTAAVGLKAHAILQNTYYALLMAAIFEGVLFTILIKMLNKKS
- a CDS encoding HP1184 family multidrug efflux MATE transporter, whose amino-acid sequence is MLKRKIDLHKDSIRKLFFYYFVPLAFSMVSLSTYSMIDGMFVGKKLGKEAIAAVNIAWPIFPALVAYELLFGFGAASIVGYFLGKDKTHRARLVFSSVFYFVAFSTFIFSMALMPFSETIARLFGSNDTLLAMSSRYIEIILMGAVFMVLHPLADVFVVNDKRPILAMVAMLIGSLANVFFNYLFIFVLEVGVQGSAYATVIGHAIGFLVLMQHFWRKKGQLYFIKRFSLSSVISSAKSGVPQSTAEFSASIMILLFNTAIMHTAGERFVSMYGIVMYNAIIFFTTLFAISQGIQPIASFSYGAKNLERVKAVFVFGLKVAFCVGISLYGIYYFLDEYLIKLYLQPSEQDAFFMQETKRVMNIYYIGYVFLGMTLLCAVFFQSIQRTKSSFIITISHTLGFIIILLPILSYFYGINGIWVTYPIAQFLAFLSALGVTYYEIKKGVFTTYKEQNLVVKG
- a CDS encoding sulfurtransferase, whose amino-acid sequence is MDFLNLDNFKNILFEKDTTIIDTREACFFHGFKEKGALRGGHVKNALRLRSLWLERLKDKTPYFLYSKGALSKNRIVLYGEKSEIKALKPFFKTPKILAFENFMEYQNDFSNPLEKLKNYHYSLSPSLLYQKLQEEDCLIFEVGHASLKQSTEHVLGALYLDTDILESPPLYNLNPIEVLQEKLSELGVSKDSSVVLYSSSVIAALRVFFILQYAGVKKVQFLDGGLEAWKNLNLPTSKHYKTPKRFFSALKPCNSFYLSLESALKKQKKGYKLVSIRSWEEYQAQKNDYAYIERKGEIPGALWGFSGSHYSNACDFYNPDNTLRNPYEIYKLWEQQGFNRYDKVIFYCSTGWRGAVAWFYALLNGWDNAFLCDGGWHEYQSKGFIARENALKIPKPSANNGY
- the hisS gene encoding histidine--tRNA ligase; the protein is MITPKVLSGFKDRLPKDAIQKAQLLSKVSLVFQSFGFVPIETPHLEYAEVLLPDASSDIQKEIYRFKDHGSRDVALRFDLTVPLARFVSQHYHTLQIPFKRYAIGNVFRGERAQKGRYREFTQCDFDFIGSESLVCDAEIIQVIIASLKALDLEDFCVSINHRKILNGICEHFGISQVTEVLRIVDKLEKIGLNGVEEELQKECDLTLKVVKELLEIVQIKQNDLGHAEFFEKISYLKAYNQNLKEGIQDLEKLYRLLGDLQISENLYKIDFSIARGLGYYTGIVYETTLNHMKSLGSVCSGGRYDNLTKNFSKENLQGVGASIGIDRLLVALSEMQLLDERSTQAKVLIACMHEEYFSYANRVAEFLRQSGIFSEVYPEAQKIKKPFSYANHKGHEFVVIIGEEEFKSETLSLKNMHSGMQLNCLSFLKALEIIGNNDEDL